In Achromobacter spanius, the following proteins share a genomic window:
- the surE gene encoding 5'/3'-nucleotidase SurE, translating to MRILVSNDDGYSAPGLEALVAALQGLGDLTVVAPETNHSGASNSLTLNRPLTVRTASNGFIAVNGTPSDCVHVALTGLMDARPDLVVSGINNGANMGDDTLYSGTVAAASEGYLFGIPAIAFSLAEKGWEHIDSAARAARLVVERHLAQPLAAPVLLNVNIPNRRFEDLHGFAVTRLGKRHPSQPVVRTTTPYGDTVYWIGPVGLAADATPGTDFHAVEQGSVSVTPLRLDLTQHSQLDEIRTWAEPLCANA from the coding sequence ATGCGAATTCTGGTTTCGAACGATGATGGTTACTCGGCCCCCGGGCTGGAAGCGCTTGTCGCGGCGCTGCAAGGCTTGGGCGATCTCACCGTCGTCGCGCCCGAGACCAACCACAGCGGCGCCTCCAATTCCCTGACGCTGAACCGCCCCTTGACGGTTCGCACCGCCTCGAATGGCTTCATCGCCGTCAACGGCACCCCCTCCGATTGCGTACACGTGGCGCTCACGGGCTTGATGGACGCCCGGCCGGACCTGGTCGTGTCCGGCATCAACAACGGCGCCAACATGGGCGACGACACGCTGTATTCGGGCACCGTCGCGGCAGCCAGCGAAGGCTATCTGTTCGGCATCCCGGCCATTGCCTTTTCCTTGGCCGAGAAGGGCTGGGAGCACATCGATTCCGCTGCGCGCGCTGCCCGGCTGGTGGTGGAACGCCATCTGGCGCAACCCCTGGCCGCGCCGGTGCTGCTGAACGTGAACATTCCCAACCGACGCTTTGAAGACCTGCACGGCTTTGCCGTCACGCGGCTCGGCAAGCGCCATCCGTCGCAGCCCGTCGTGCGCACCACCACTCCCTATGGCGACACGGTGTATTGGATCGGCCCGGTAGGCTTGGCCGCCGATGCCACGCCGGGTACGGATTTCCATGCGGTGGAGCAGGGCTCGGTATCGGTGACGCCCTTGCGGCTGGACCTGACCCAGCACAGTCAACTGGACGAAATCCGAACTTGGGCAGAACCGTTATGCGCAAACGCGTAA
- the tsaD gene encoding tRNA (adenosine(37)-N6)-threonylcarbamoyltransferase complex transferase subunit TsaD — MIILGFESSCDETGVAAVCTERGLLAHALHTQIAMHQEYGGVVPELASRDHIRRVVPLTRQVLQDAGLQMSDIGAVAYTAGPGLAGALLVGASVAQSFAWSRHLPAIGIHHLEGHLLSPMLADPRPDFPFVALLVSGGHTQLMRVDGVGRYELLGETLDDAAGEAFDKSAKLMGLGYPGGPALAKLAGQGDATRFDLPRPMLHSGDLDFSFSGLKTAVLTRVKAAEKEGGLDDQTRADLAAATQGAIVDVLAAKAIKALKQTGLRRLVVAGGVGANQLLRAKLAAALKPLRAQAYFPPLELCTDNGAMIAFAAAERVKAGLVTLDADAHSFTVKPRWDLADIA; from the coding sequence ATGATTATCCTCGGCTTTGAAAGCTCCTGCGACGAAACCGGTGTCGCAGCCGTCTGTACGGAACGTGGTCTGCTGGCGCACGCGCTGCACACCCAAATCGCCATGCACCAGGAATATGGTGGCGTGGTGCCGGAACTCGCGTCGCGCGACCATATCCGCCGCGTCGTGCCCTTGACCCGCCAGGTGCTGCAAGACGCCGGCCTGCAAATGTCGGACATTGGCGCCGTTGCCTACACAGCGGGGCCCGGTTTGGCAGGCGCCTTGCTGGTGGGCGCCAGCGTCGCGCAGTCGTTTGCGTGGTCGCGCCATCTGCCCGCCATAGGCATCCATCACCTGGAAGGCCATCTGCTGTCGCCGATGCTGGCGGACCCGCGCCCCGACTTCCCGTTCGTGGCGCTGCTGGTGTCAGGCGGCCACACGCAACTGATGCGCGTGGATGGCGTGGGCCGCTACGAACTGCTGGGCGAAACGCTGGATGACGCCGCGGGTGAAGCCTTCGACAAGTCGGCCAAGCTGATGGGGCTGGGTTATCCCGGCGGCCCGGCGCTGGCCAAGCTGGCGGGGCAGGGCGACGCGACCCGTTTTGATTTGCCGCGCCCCATGCTGCATAGCGGCGACCTGGATTTCAGCTTCAGCGGCCTGAAGACCGCCGTGCTGACGCGCGTCAAGGCGGCTGAAAAGGAAGGCGGGCTGGACGATCAGACCCGCGCGGACCTGGCGGCGGCCACGCAAGGGGCAATCGTCGATGTGTTGGCGGCCAAGGCCATCAAGGCGCTCAAGCAGACCGGGCTGCGCCGTCTGGTGGTGGCGGGTGGCGTGGGCGCCAACCAGTTGCTGCGCGCCAAGCTGGCCGCGGCGCTCAAGCCATTGCGCGCGCAGGCTTATTTTCCGCCGCTGGAGCTATGTACCGATAACGGCGCGATGATCGCCTTCGCGGCGGCCGAGCGCGTCAAGGCGGGGCTGGTGACGCTGGACGCGGATGCGCACAGCTTTACGGTGAAACCGCGTTGGGATCTGGCGGATATTGCCTGA
- a CDS encoding NCS2 family permease: MLEKLFKLREHGTTARTEIVAGLTTFLTMSYIIFVNPDILSSTGMDRDAVFVATCLAAALGSLVMALVANWPIGMAPGMGLNAFFAFTVVKTMGYTWEQALGAVFISGVIFLILTISGIRVWLVKGIPHSLRSAIAAGIGLFLAIIALSSAGIVVAHPATKVSLGDLTTHGPLFAILGFFIIASLDALRVRGAILIGIIVVTVLSMALGYNEFKGIFSAPPSLAPTFLKLDILGALHSGFVHVILVFVLVEVFDATGTLVGVAKRAGLVPEGRPNRLGRALFADSTAIVAGSALGTSSTTAFVESASGVQAGGRTGMTALVVALLFLAALFISPLAGAVPAYATAPALLYVAGLMMRELIDIDWNEVTEATPAALTALVMPFTYSIANGIAFGFISYVVLKTATGKVRDVHPATWLVAVLFVIRYAFFPE; encoded by the coding sequence ATGCTGGAGAAGTTATTCAAGCTGCGTGAACACGGCACCACGGCGCGCACCGAAATCGTGGCTGGCCTGACGACGTTCCTGACGATGTCATACATCATCTTCGTCAACCCGGACATTCTTTCGTCCACCGGCATGGACCGCGACGCCGTCTTCGTGGCCACCTGCCTGGCGGCCGCGCTGGGCTCGCTGGTGATGGCGCTGGTGGCCAACTGGCCGATCGGCATGGCGCCCGGCATGGGCCTGAATGCGTTCTTCGCCTTCACCGTCGTCAAGACCATGGGCTACACCTGGGAGCAGGCGCTGGGCGCCGTGTTCATCTCGGGCGTGATCTTCTTGATATTGACGATATCGGGCATCCGCGTGTGGCTCGTCAAAGGCATACCGCATTCCCTGCGCAGCGCCATCGCGGCGGGCATCGGGCTGTTCCTGGCCATTATCGCGCTGTCCAGCGCGGGCATCGTGGTTGCCCATCCGGCCACCAAGGTTTCCCTGGGCGACCTGACCACCCATGGCCCGTTGTTCGCCATCCTGGGCTTTTTCATCATCGCCTCGCTGGACGCATTGCGGGTGCGCGGCGCCATCCTGATCGGCATCATCGTCGTCACCGTGTTGTCGATGGCGCTGGGCTACAACGAATTCAAGGGCATTTTTTCGGCCCCGCCCAGCCTGGCCCCCACCTTCCTGAAGCTGGACATCCTGGGCGCGCTGCACAGCGGTTTCGTGCATGTGATCCTGGTGTTCGTGCTGGTTGAAGTGTTCGACGCCACCGGCACGCTGGTCGGCGTGGCCAAGCGCGCCGGCCTGGTACCGGAAGGCCGCCCCAACCGCCTGGGTCGCGCGCTGTTCGCCGACAGCACGGCCATCGTCGCAGGTTCCGCGCTGGGCACCAGCAGCACCACGGCGTTCGTGGAAAGCGCCTCGGGCGTGCAGGCCGGCGGGCGCACCGGCATGACCGCCCTGGTGGTGGCGCTGCTGTTCCTGGCCGCACTGTTCATCTCGCCCTTGGCCGGCGCCGTGCCCGCCTACGCCACCGCCCCGGCCCTGCTCTATGTGGCCGGCCTGATGATGCGCGAACTGATCGACATCGACTGGAACGAAGTCACCGAGGCCACGCCGGCCGCGCTGACGGCGCTGGTCATGCCCTTCACGTATTCCATCGCCAACGGCATCGCCTTCGGCTTCATCAGCTACGTGGTGTTGAAAACCGCCACCGGCAAGGTCCGGGACGTGCATCCGGCCACCTGGCTGGTCGCCGTGCTGTTCGTGATCCGGTACGCATTTTTCCCTGAATAG
- the plsY gene encoding glycerol-3-phosphate 1-O-acyltransferase PlsY, with protein sequence MAITEPSLAFTAALVLLAYLIGSVPFAVVVSKLMGLQDPRSYGSKNPGATNVLRTGNKTAAALTLLGDAAKGWFAIWLAERLAPGIAPAGLALVALAAFVGHLYPVFLRFKGGKGVATALGVLVAIQPWLAVATAATWLIIAVFFRYSSLASLVAAFFAPVYYVFGSGLAWHAKPALGVALAVIGVLLFYRHRANIARLVQGTESKIGGGKKK encoded by the coding sequence ATGGCGATTACCGAACCCTCCCTGGCGTTCACTGCTGCGCTCGTCCTGCTGGCCTACCTGATCGGCTCCGTGCCCTTTGCCGTGGTCGTCAGCAAGCTGATGGGGCTGCAGGACCCCCGTAGCTACGGGTCCAAGAACCCCGGCGCCACCAACGTGCTGCGCACCGGCAACAAGACTGCCGCCGCGCTGACCTTGCTGGGCGACGCCGCCAAGGGATGGTTCGCGATCTGGCTGGCCGAACGACTGGCCCCGGGCATCGCCCCAGCCGGCTTGGCGCTGGTGGCGCTGGCCGCTTTCGTCGGCCATCTGTACCCGGTTTTCCTGCGCTTCAAGGGCGGCAAGGGCGTGGCGACCGCGCTGGGCGTACTGGTGGCGATCCAGCCTTGGCTGGCCGTGGCCACCGCCGCCACCTGGCTGATCATCGCCGTGTTTTTCCGCTATTCGTCCCTGGCATCGCTGGTGGCGGCGTTCTTTGCGCCGGTCTACTACGTCTTTGGCTCGGGGCTGGCGTGGCACGCAAAGCCGGCGCTGGGCGTGGCCCTGGCGGTGATCGGCGTGCTGCTGTTCTACCGTCACCGCGCCAACATCGCGCGCCTGGTGCAAGGCACGGAAAGCAAGATCGGCGGCGGCAAGAAGAAATAA